From Plodia interpunctella isolate USDA-ARS_2022_Savannah chromosome 18, ilPloInte3.2, whole genome shotgun sequence, a single genomic window includes:
- the LOC128677967 gene encoding calcium and integrin-binding protein 1-like — translation MGGGQSHPSVTEDLLEDYTTLTYLSKGEILYLMKKFKSIDPDKVLADYQHRFSRDKIIQKFDVLRNNPFQDRIFRVFSSKRDDSFSFEDLLDLCSAMSADCPPDVRATWAFRIYDLDEDNQITERDICEIIDRLLDTKKNDQNKLDDESKKKISKNILDEIKLDHSDGISLGEFKYILARFPEFETSFYFRM, via the exons ATGGGGGGAGGTCAGTCGCACCCTAGTGTAACAGAAGATCTCTTGGAAGATTACACGACCCTTACGTATTTAAGCAAAGGcgaaatattata tttGATGAAGAAATTCAAATCAATCGATCCTGATAAAGTGCTTGCGGACTATCAACACAGGTTTAGCCGGGATAAAATCATCCAAAAGTTTGATGTTCTACGG AATAACCCATTCCAAGACCGAATCTTTCGGGTGTTCTCTTCAAAGAGGGACGACTCCTTTTCGTTTGAGGACCTGTTGGACTTATGTTCGGCCATGAGCGCTGATTGTCCACCCGACGTCAGAGCGACTTGGGCGTTTAGGATATATG ATCTTGACGAGGACAATCAAATAACTGAACGAGACATTTGTGAGATCATAGATAGACTGCTGGATACAAAAAAGAATGACCAAAATAAACTCGATGACGAAAGTAAAAAGAAGATAAGTAAAAAT atcctagatgaaataaaattggacCACAGCGACGGCATTAGCCTCGGCGAGTTCAAATACATTTTGGCGCGTTTCCCTGAATTTGAAACTTcgttttactttagaatgtaG
- the tamo gene encoding uncharacterized protein tamo isoform X2, translating into MVMSLGMGDVVRERLPALWRRIEDAHYTYLETDDSPDKLARKRKLEEYIIEYLSLVPHECKFGLSETGKVFQRTINELPEFSAYRAGLGWAALARYAGNLLAQPWRKEYKVIRLYCGYYKHEVEANMVGAESLLHCMGYKSIGSGRMALDSPICPDMVAAVSRDALIAQCECQIMSQVWESVWGSGARISWSDVARERGAHAGDAAGAAHNLVTRGDPVLGYCNGSEIYSNVPVPVAESRNRYHTNMQPCNHLCPEEMPLEDPITPMIHPSYMVPTPNVLPPQMVYPHMHPDIPVTVTNPVPIMPYGVPYYYPVHAPYMIPTPVYAPIKHATNVPINGYPPIPQYRYPAVPTGQLIELDSPYENGSKDDRRRSRQESSRRNSTSKSNFSDVTLPSLPRSDTQPALSKAKEDGMGTYESWDYVFRNLSSKEQDGDRSRYSPSLDRDSRTLDRLDRDERRAKYQPTTLDLEDGLQALNLDRTYDDNVYRTAKVNENLMRLKQEQELKRAKQLAKKQTDERKTRKLEPFPNPKSDALITPKVAPDKIKLLTKKDIKDRKDVIKQQNSMNGSVVNSVEVKKVKKPTKHVAVEVEKKCKPLENGVHSAAHSSKSIATPSSSQQNYDLKAQLVVSLDEPDSVRRSPPKHLQNGDRPLSRTSHLQEKERADTGDSQAKRDRWECGTCTYLNRVNVAACEMCGKSKRGPEIQPLTSGGRECPACTLVNKRDAKTCDACGTSLEHCPTYI; encoded by the exons ATGGTAATGTCGCTGGGCATGGGCGACGTGGTGCGCGAGCGGCTGCCCGCGCTGTGGCGGCGCATCGAAGACGCGCACTACACGTACCTCGAGACAGACGACAGCCCCGACAAGCTGGCGCGCAAGCGCAAGCTAGAAG AGTACATAATTGAGTACCTATCACTGGTGCCACATGAATGCAAGTTCGGCCTATCGGAAACTGGGAAGGTGTTCCAGCGGACTATCAATGAGCTGCCGGAGTTCAGTGCGTACCGCGCGGGCCTCGGTTGGGCAGCCCTGGCGCGGTACGCCGGCAACCTGCTGGCACAGCCCTGGCGGAAGGAGTACAAAGTTATACGG CTATACTGCGGTTACTACAAACATGAAGTGGAAGCGAACATGGTGGGGGCAGAGAGCCTCCTACACTGCATGGGATACAAGTCCATAGGGTCGGGCAGAATGGCGCTGGATTCCCCGATCTGCCCGGACATGGTCGCCGCTGTCTCCAGGGACGCTCTCATAGCGCAGTGCGAGTGTCAG ATAATGTCCCAAGTGTGGGAGTCGGTGTGGGGCAGCGGGGCGAGGATATCGTGGTCGGACGTGGCCCGCGAGAGAGGCGCGCACGCGGGGGACGCCGCGGGCGCCGCACACAACCTCGTGACCAGGGGGGACCCTGTCCTGGGGTACTGTAATG GTTCGGAGATATACTCCAACGTGCCGGTGCCAGTGGCGGAATCACGGAACAGATACCATACGAACATGCAACCCTGCAACCACTTGTGCCCAGAAGAAATGCCCCTCGAGGACCCCATCACGCCCATGATCCACCCATCCTACATGGTCCCAACCCCCAACGTCCTCCCCCCTCAAATGGTCTACCCCCACATGCACCCAGACATCCCTGTGACTGTCACAAATCCTGTCCCAATCATGCCCTACGGAGTCCCTTACTACTACCCCGTCCATGCCCCCTATATGATCCCCACCCCTGTCTACGCACCAATAAAACATGCAACGAATGTCCCTATAAACGGGTACCCCCCTATACCCCAATACAGATACCCCGCTGTCCCAACGGGACAGCTAATAGAACTAGACTCCCCTTACGAAAATGGAAGCAAAGACGATAGAAGGAGAAGCAGACAAGAAAGTTCTAGAAGGAATAGTACTTCGAAATCTAATTTCAGTGATGTAACATTACCTAGCCTACCAAGATCTGACACTCAACCAGCGTTGAGCAAAGCTAAAGAAGACGGTATGGGTACGTATGAAAGTTGGGATTACgtatttagaaatttatcGAGCAAAGAGCAGGACGGAGATAGGAGTAGGTATTCTCCCTCTTTAGACAGAGATTCGCGGACGTTAGATAGGTTAGACAGAGACGAAAGACGAGCTAAATACCAGCCCACGACGTTGGATTTAGAAGATGGATTGCAAGCTTTGAATCTTGATCGGACATACGACGATAATGTGTATAGAACGGCGAAAGTTAACGAGAATTTGATGAGGCTTAAACAAGAACAAGAGTTGAAACGAGCGAAGCAGTTGGCGAAGAAACAAACAGACGAAAGGAAGACGAGGAAGTTGGAGCCTTTTCCTAATCCTAAGTCAGATGCCTTGATAACACCTAAAGTTGCTCCAGACAAGATTAAGTTGTTGACGAAGAAGGATATAAAAGATAGGAAAGATGTGATAAAACAGCAGAATTCTATGAACGGTTCAGTGGTGAATTCAGTGGAAGTGAAGAAGGTGAAGAAGCCTACGAAACATGTTGCGGttgaagtggagaagaagtGTAAGCCCTTAGAAAATGGAGTTCACAGTGCGGCGCACAGTTCTAAGAGCATAGCTA CTCCAAGTTCGTCTCAACAAAACTACGATCTGAAAGCGCAGCTGGTCGTGTCGCTCGACGAGCCAGACTCCGTGCGGCGCTCGCCTCCTAAACACTTACAAAATGGCGACCGACCTCTCAGTAGGACTTCCCATCTGCAAGAGAAAGAGAGGGCAGACACTGGGGACAGCCAGGCGAAGAGGGACAG ATGGGAATGCGGTACATGCACTTACTTGAACCGCGTCAACGTGGCCGCGTGTGAGATGTGCGGGAAATCCAAAAGGGGTCCGGAAATACAGCCCTTAACCTCAGGGGGGCGGGAGTGTCCCGCGTGCACGCTAGTTAACAAACGGGACGCGAAGACCTGCGACGCCTGCGGGACCAGCTTAGAACATTGTCCcacttatatttaa
- the tamo gene encoding uncharacterized protein tamo isoform X1 — translation MQFKSFIQYQFAVDKDMVVNFAVVRVMVMSLGMGDVVRERLPALWRRIEDAHYTYLETDDSPDKLARKRKLEEYIIEYLSLVPHECKFGLSETGKVFQRTINELPEFSAYRAGLGWAALARYAGNLLAQPWRKEYKVIRLYCGYYKHEVEANMVGAESLLHCMGYKSIGSGRMALDSPICPDMVAAVSRDALIAQCECQIMSQVWESVWGSGARISWSDVARERGAHAGDAAGAAHNLVTRGDPVLGYCNGSEIYSNVPVPVAESRNRYHTNMQPCNHLCPEEMPLEDPITPMIHPSYMVPTPNVLPPQMVYPHMHPDIPVTVTNPVPIMPYGVPYYYPVHAPYMIPTPVYAPIKHATNVPINGYPPIPQYRYPAVPTGQLIELDSPYENGSKDDRRRSRQESSRRNSTSKSNFSDVTLPSLPRSDTQPALSKAKEDGMGTYESWDYVFRNLSSKEQDGDRSRYSPSLDRDSRTLDRLDRDERRAKYQPTTLDLEDGLQALNLDRTYDDNVYRTAKVNENLMRLKQEQELKRAKQLAKKQTDERKTRKLEPFPNPKSDALITPKVAPDKIKLLTKKDIKDRKDVIKQQNSMNGSVVNSVEVKKVKKPTKHVAVEVEKKCKPLENGVHSAAHSSKSIATPSSSQQNYDLKAQLVVSLDEPDSVRRSPPKHLQNGDRPLSRTSHLQEKERADTGDSQAKRDRWECGTCTYLNRVNVAACEMCGKSKRGPEIQPLTSGGRECPACTLVNKRDAKTCDACGTSLEHCPTYI, via the exons ATGCAGTTTAAATCCTTTATTCAGTACCAATTTGCAGTTGATAAGGATATGGTTG TTAACTTCGCCGTGGTCCGTGTGATGGTAATGTCGCTGGGCATGGGCGACGTGGTGCGCGAGCGGCTGCCCGCGCTGTGGCGGCGCATCGAAGACGCGCACTACACGTACCTCGAGACAGACGACAGCCCCGACAAGCTGGCGCGCAAGCGCAAGCTAGAAG AGTACATAATTGAGTACCTATCACTGGTGCCACATGAATGCAAGTTCGGCCTATCGGAAACTGGGAAGGTGTTCCAGCGGACTATCAATGAGCTGCCGGAGTTCAGTGCGTACCGCGCGGGCCTCGGTTGGGCAGCCCTGGCGCGGTACGCCGGCAACCTGCTGGCACAGCCCTGGCGGAAGGAGTACAAAGTTATACGG CTATACTGCGGTTACTACAAACATGAAGTGGAAGCGAACATGGTGGGGGCAGAGAGCCTCCTACACTGCATGGGATACAAGTCCATAGGGTCGGGCAGAATGGCGCTGGATTCCCCGATCTGCCCGGACATGGTCGCCGCTGTCTCCAGGGACGCTCTCATAGCGCAGTGCGAGTGTCAG ATAATGTCCCAAGTGTGGGAGTCGGTGTGGGGCAGCGGGGCGAGGATATCGTGGTCGGACGTGGCCCGCGAGAGAGGCGCGCACGCGGGGGACGCCGCGGGCGCCGCACACAACCTCGTGACCAGGGGGGACCCTGTCCTGGGGTACTGTAATG GTTCGGAGATATACTCCAACGTGCCGGTGCCAGTGGCGGAATCACGGAACAGATACCATACGAACATGCAACCCTGCAACCACTTGTGCCCAGAAGAAATGCCCCTCGAGGACCCCATCACGCCCATGATCCACCCATCCTACATGGTCCCAACCCCCAACGTCCTCCCCCCTCAAATGGTCTACCCCCACATGCACCCAGACATCCCTGTGACTGTCACAAATCCTGTCCCAATCATGCCCTACGGAGTCCCTTACTACTACCCCGTCCATGCCCCCTATATGATCCCCACCCCTGTCTACGCACCAATAAAACATGCAACGAATGTCCCTATAAACGGGTACCCCCCTATACCCCAATACAGATACCCCGCTGTCCCAACGGGACAGCTAATAGAACTAGACTCCCCTTACGAAAATGGAAGCAAAGACGATAGAAGGAGAAGCAGACAAGAAAGTTCTAGAAGGAATAGTACTTCGAAATCTAATTTCAGTGATGTAACATTACCTAGCCTACCAAGATCTGACACTCAACCAGCGTTGAGCAAAGCTAAAGAAGACGGTATGGGTACGTATGAAAGTTGGGATTACgtatttagaaatttatcGAGCAAAGAGCAGGACGGAGATAGGAGTAGGTATTCTCCCTCTTTAGACAGAGATTCGCGGACGTTAGATAGGTTAGACAGAGACGAAAGACGAGCTAAATACCAGCCCACGACGTTGGATTTAGAAGATGGATTGCAAGCTTTGAATCTTGATCGGACATACGACGATAATGTGTATAGAACGGCGAAAGTTAACGAGAATTTGATGAGGCTTAAACAAGAACAAGAGTTGAAACGAGCGAAGCAGTTGGCGAAGAAACAAACAGACGAAAGGAAGACGAGGAAGTTGGAGCCTTTTCCTAATCCTAAGTCAGATGCCTTGATAACACCTAAAGTTGCTCCAGACAAGATTAAGTTGTTGACGAAGAAGGATATAAAAGATAGGAAAGATGTGATAAAACAGCAGAATTCTATGAACGGTTCAGTGGTGAATTCAGTGGAAGTGAAGAAGGTGAAGAAGCCTACGAAACATGTTGCGGttgaagtggagaagaagtGTAAGCCCTTAGAAAATGGAGTTCACAGTGCGGCGCACAGTTCTAAGAGCATAGCTA CTCCAAGTTCGTCTCAACAAAACTACGATCTGAAAGCGCAGCTGGTCGTGTCGCTCGACGAGCCAGACTCCGTGCGGCGCTCGCCTCCTAAACACTTACAAAATGGCGACCGACCTCTCAGTAGGACTTCCCATCTGCAAGAGAAAGAGAGGGCAGACACTGGGGACAGCCAGGCGAAGAGGGACAG ATGGGAATGCGGTACATGCACTTACTTGAACCGCGTCAACGTGGCCGCGTGTGAGATGTGCGGGAAATCCAAAAGGGGTCCGGAAATACAGCCCTTAACCTCAGGGGGGCGGGAGTGTCCCGCGTGCACGCTAGTTAACAAACGGGACGCGAAGACCTGCGACGCCTGCGGGACCAGCTTAGAACATTGTCCcacttatatttaa
- the tamo gene encoding protein tamozhennic isoform X3 has translation MQFKSFIQYQFAVDKDMVVNFAVVRVMVMSLGMGDVVRERLPALWRRIEDAHYTYLETDDSPDKLARKRKLEEYIIEYLSLVPHECKFGLSETGKVFQRTINELPEFSAYRAGLGWAALARYAGNLLAQPWRKEYKVIRLYCGYYKHEVEANMVGAESLLHCMGYKSIGSGRMALDSPICPDMVAAVSRDALIAQCECQIMSQVWESVWGSGARISWSDVARERGAHAGDAAGAAHNLVTRGDPVLGYCNGSEIYSNVPVPVAESRNRYHTNMQPCNHLCPEEMPLEDPITPMIHPSYMVPTPNVLPPQMVYPHMHPDIPVTVTNPVPIMPYGVPYYYPVHAPYMIPTPVYAPIKHATNVPINGYPPIPQYRYPAVPTGQLIELDSPYENGSKDDRRRSRQESSRRNSTSKSNFSDVTLPSLPRSDTQPALSKAKEDGMAPSSSQQNYDLKAQLVVSLDEPDSVRRSPPKHLQNGDRPLSRTSHLQEKERADTGDSQAKRDRWECGTCTYLNRVNVAACEMCGKSKRGPEIQPLTSGGRECPACTLVNKRDAKTCDACGTSLEHCPTYI, from the exons ATGCAGTTTAAATCCTTTATTCAGTACCAATTTGCAGTTGATAAGGATATGGTTG TTAACTTCGCCGTGGTCCGTGTGATGGTAATGTCGCTGGGCATGGGCGACGTGGTGCGCGAGCGGCTGCCCGCGCTGTGGCGGCGCATCGAAGACGCGCACTACACGTACCTCGAGACAGACGACAGCCCCGACAAGCTGGCGCGCAAGCGCAAGCTAGAAG AGTACATAATTGAGTACCTATCACTGGTGCCACATGAATGCAAGTTCGGCCTATCGGAAACTGGGAAGGTGTTCCAGCGGACTATCAATGAGCTGCCGGAGTTCAGTGCGTACCGCGCGGGCCTCGGTTGGGCAGCCCTGGCGCGGTACGCCGGCAACCTGCTGGCACAGCCCTGGCGGAAGGAGTACAAAGTTATACGG CTATACTGCGGTTACTACAAACATGAAGTGGAAGCGAACATGGTGGGGGCAGAGAGCCTCCTACACTGCATGGGATACAAGTCCATAGGGTCGGGCAGAATGGCGCTGGATTCCCCGATCTGCCCGGACATGGTCGCCGCTGTCTCCAGGGACGCTCTCATAGCGCAGTGCGAGTGTCAG ATAATGTCCCAAGTGTGGGAGTCGGTGTGGGGCAGCGGGGCGAGGATATCGTGGTCGGACGTGGCCCGCGAGAGAGGCGCGCACGCGGGGGACGCCGCGGGCGCCGCACACAACCTCGTGACCAGGGGGGACCCTGTCCTGGGGTACTGTAATG GTTCGGAGATATACTCCAACGTGCCGGTGCCAGTGGCGGAATCACGGAACAGATACCATACGAACATGCAACCCTGCAACCACTTGTGCCCAGAAGAAATGCCCCTCGAGGACCCCATCACGCCCATGATCCACCCATCCTACATGGTCCCAACCCCCAACGTCCTCCCCCCTCAAATGGTCTACCCCCACATGCACCCAGACATCCCTGTGACTGTCACAAATCCTGTCCCAATCATGCCCTACGGAGTCCCTTACTACTACCCCGTCCATGCCCCCTATATGATCCCCACCCCTGTCTACGCACCAATAAAACATGCAACGAATGTCCCTATAAACGGGTACCCCCCTATACCCCAATACAGATACCCCGCTGTCCCAACGGGACAGCTAATAGAACTAGACTCCCCTTACGAAAATGGAAGCAAAGACGATAGAAGGAGAAGCAGACAAGAAAGTTCTAGAAGGAATAGTACTTCGAAATCTAATTTCAGTGATGTAACATTACCTAGCCTACCAAGATCTGACACTCAACCAGCGTTGAGCAAAGCTAAAGAAGACGGTATGG CTCCAAGTTCGTCTCAACAAAACTACGATCTGAAAGCGCAGCTGGTCGTGTCGCTCGACGAGCCAGACTCCGTGCGGCGCTCGCCTCCTAAACACTTACAAAATGGCGACCGACCTCTCAGTAGGACTTCCCATCTGCAAGAGAAAGAGAGGGCAGACACTGGGGACAGCCAGGCGAAGAGGGACAG ATGGGAATGCGGTACATGCACTTACTTGAACCGCGTCAACGTGGCCGCGTGTGAGATGTGCGGGAAATCCAAAAGGGGTCCGGAAATACAGCCCTTAACCTCAGGGGGGCGGGAGTGTCCCGCGTGCACGCTAGTTAACAAACGGGACGCGAAGACCTGCGACGCCTGCGGGACCAGCTTAGAACATTGTCCcacttatatttaa
- the LOC128677773 gene encoding uncharacterized protein LOC128677773 isoform X1, with protein sequence MALKTICLLLVAFECHAYPFTGFPNNFGSNQNNGHNLNTIEHVHGSYGNQHHFEGFGLPNSFAYGHFPGSFQVNQPGFSQNQDFNSQNHAGFGQNHGYLYPNKDIFGPNQNEFSHSGNSPISPLKSRSNVGQLVEILPSKPFEPVPFDESKAFPRNIYNHGLPVGQGGFSNYENSRPVPSNFAPAAFIQNHGSFGPYNSFGQNPGYFGQNHDGFAYAHGFDNFGHGLNQFSQGGQKPNFQQIPRKIEEEPVGDALINSDSVPSEEFNVIAQSDDHHHHGHGHHGFGPDFNNQQAFGQDKFGQNIQGFWPGQYGPWYGPNGFAYWHGPWLGQNGYGPWQVPNGLDQDNLPWPCWFGHDHGHNEEPSAEPDQDVNDDSKPDDDQPSVEDDAVPSAEEETTEEINVEETE encoded by the exons ATGGCACTCAAA ACGATCTGCCTGCTTCTGGTAGCTTTCGAATGCCATG CATACCCGTTCACAGGATTCCCTAACAATTTTGGATCCAATCAAAACAATGGTCATAATCTCAACACCATCGAACACGTTCATGGTTCCTATGGTAACCAACATCATTTTGAAGGTTTCGGACTACCCAATAGCTTTGCTTATGGACATTTTCCTGGAAGTTTCCAAGTGAACCAGCCTGGCTTCAGCCAAAACCAGGACTTCAACAGCCAAAATCATGCCGGATTTGGACAAAATCACGGATATTTATATCCGAACAAAGATATCTTTGGCCCGAATCAAAACGAATTTAGCCATAGTGGAAACAGTCCAATTTCCCCCTTAAAATCTCGAAGCAATGTGGGACAACTTGTTGAAATTCTTCCATCCAAACCTTTTGAGCCAGTTCCCTTCGATGAAAGCAAAGCATTCCctcgaaatatatataaccatGGACTTCCAGTGGGACAAGGCGGATTTTCCAACTATGAAAACTCAAGACCAGTACCTAGTAATTTCGCACCAGCAGCCTTTATTCAAAACCATGGTAGTTTCGGACCATACAACAGCTTCGGTCAGAACCCAGGCTACTTTGGGCAGAACCATGATGGTTTTGCGTACGCTCATGGGTTTGATAACTTTGGCCACGGCCTCAACCAATTTAGCCAAGGAGGACAGAAACCcaattttcaacaaattcCTCGTAAAATTGAAGAAGAGCCAGTTGGAGATGCTTTAATCAATTCAGATTCAGTTCCCAGCGAGGAATTCAATGTGATCGCGCAAAGTGATGATCACCATCACCACGGCCATGGTCATCATGGTTTTGGACCTGACTTTAACAACCAGCAAGCCTTTGGGCAAGACAAGTTTGGCCAAAATATTCAAGGATTTTGGCCTGGACAATATGGACCATGGTACGGCCCAAATGGATTTGCATACTGGCATGGACCTTGGCTTGGTCAGAACGGGTATGGCCCTTGGCAAGTACCAAATGGTTTGGATCAAGATAATTTGCCATGGCCATGTTGGTTTGGTCATGATCACGGACATAATGAAGAACCGAGTGCTGAACCCGACCAAGACGTAAATGATGACTCCAAGCCCGATGACGACCAACCAAGTGTAGAGGATGATGCTGTACCGTCTGCTGAAGAGGAAACCACAGAAGAAATCAATGTTGAAGAGACAGAGTGA
- the LOC128677971 gene encoding uncharacterized protein LOC128677971 isoform X1, which translates to MVKNIVFVDILRQKEIETFYDACQRHRDYYRGYASAHHPLIFFKDPQYAFQCPEEMTVSYLSFPMYHVKYKQPLVLPSETGRTSNPPALPDRTLAGRFNKAACKAYVR; encoded by the exons atggttaaaaatattgtgtttgtgGATATTTTGCGccaaaaagaaatagaaacaTTTTATGAT GCTTGCCAACGGCATAGAGACTATTACAGGGGCTATGCTAGTGCCCATCATCCTTTGATCTTCTTCAAAGACCCTCAGTACGCATTCCAATGTCCGGAGGAGATGACAGT ATCATACTTGTCGTTCCCCATGTACCACGTGAAATACAAACAACCGCTGGTACTCCCGAGTGAAACGGGCCGTACCAGCAACCCGCCCGCATTGCCCGACCGCACCCTCGCCGGAAGATTCAACAAGGCAGCTTGTAAGGCCTACGTCCGTTAG
- the LOC128677970 gene encoding uncharacterized protein LOC128677970: protein MAFKIACILLALAVACYAFPQNYCVVPEHSQGSGQQGGFSGDPGFGGQSGSGGFGNYGQHGEHDHVGRHSRSPQGHAGHGHGGQGGEPGFGRSQGGFGQGGQGQGGFGQGGQGQGGFGQGGQGGFDPHYGGHGQNGHRGGYQEYGYIACLVLGLAVACTALPGGYGGYGGGHGSHGGSQGGFGGNQGGFGHDSGFGGGQGGFGGGQGGLGHDSGFGGQSGQGGFGGGHGGQGFGGGHSDHGFGGSQGHGGFGGSQGGFGGSQGGFGGSQGGFGQGHHGHHGGYQQHGY, encoded by the exons ATGGCTTTTAAA ATCGCTTGTATACTTTTGGCGCTTGCGGTAGCATGCTACG CTTTTCCACAAAACTACTGCGTTGTCCCTGAACATAGCCAAGGTTCCGGCCAGCAGGGAGGATTCAGCGGAGACCCAGGCTTCGGAGGCCAAAGCGGCTCAGGGGGCTTCGGCAACTATGGGCAGCATGGCGAGCACGACCATGTAGGCAGGCACAGCCGCAGCCCGCAGGGCCACGCTGGTCACGGTCATGGCGGACAAGGTGGAGAACCCGGCTTCGGCCGTAGTCAGGGAGGATTTGGTCAAGGAGGACAAGGCCAGGGAGGATTTGGTCAAGGAGGACAAGGCCAGGGAGGATTTGGTCAAGGAGGACAAGGAGGTTTCGACCCTCACTATGGCGGTCACGGACAGAACGGACACCGAGGAGGTTATCAAGAATACGGATAT attGCGTGTTTGGTTCTCGGGCTTGCTGTAGCATGTACCg cTTTGCCAGGAGGGTACGGCGGCTACGGAGGTGGACACGGTAGCCACGGAGGTAGCCAAGGAGGCTTCGGTGGCAACCAAGGTGGGTTCGGCCACGATAGCGGATTTGGGGGAGGTCAGGGCGGTTTCGGCGGCGGACAAGGCGGTCTCGGACATGACAGCGGATTCGGTGGTCAAAGTGGACAAGGAGGCTTCGGTGGCGGCCACGGCGGACAAGGATTCGGTGGTGGCCACAGCGATCATGGTTTCGGTGGTAGCCAAGGACATGGCGGATTTGGAGGTAGTCAGGGCGGATTTGGTGGCAGTCAGGGCGGATTTGGTGGCAGTCAGGGCGGATTCGGCCAGGGACACCACGGCCACCACGGCGGATATCAGCAGCATGGGTATTAG
- the LOC128677971 gene encoding uncharacterized protein LOC128677971 isoform X2 codes for MDDILFIDNGRRDEIETFYEACQRHRDYYRGYASAHHPLIFFKDPQYAFQCPEEMTVSYLSFPMYHVKYKQPLVLPSETGRTSNPPALPDRTLAGRFNKAACKAYVR; via the exons ATGGacgatatattatttattgataatggAAGGCGAGATGAAATTGAAACCTTTTATGAA GCTTGCCAACGGCATAGAGACTATTACAGGGGCTATGCTAGTGCCCATCATCCTTTGATCTTCTTCAAAGACCCTCAGTACGCATTCCAATGTCCGGAGGAGATGACAGT ATCATACTTGTCGTTCCCCATGTACCACGTGAAATACAAACAACCGCTGGTACTCCCGAGTGAAACGGGCCGTACCAGCAACCCGCCCGCATTGCCCGACCGCACCCTCGCCGGAAGATTCAACAAGGCAGCTTGTAAGGCCTACGTCCGTTAG
- the LOC128677773 gene encoding glycine, alanine and asparagine-rich protein-like isoform X2 — protein sequence MSRLTILFVVAVICEVFGEGVEKDSKPAQSGILSVASPGLIGQGYGLGAGLIGPAGLVAPAGLAGAALVGPAIGSAAGLNNAGAVGASQLSAIQNAQAVQAAQIANSAAAAIQGARVTEAAARAGQVNAINNAQALDAARIANVQRAQAAAIENARAAEAARRAAAASSLELARAVEAERLANAARVQAIAIANTRAVEAARIANAARAQAAAVAASAAQAQAVADTVARQASDGALLLGGGYGGVVAAAPAEAAVPVAAAAVPVGGLGYGLGGYGLGGGWGLGKH from the exons ATGTCTCGACTTACG ATCCTTTTTGTCGTCGCCGTCATCTGTGAAGTGTTTGGAGAAG GTGTCGAGAAAGATTCTAAGCCCGCGCAGTCTGGGATTCTGTCGGTTGCATCGCCAGGCCTCATCGGCCAGGGGTATGGCCTCGGCGCAGGTCTAATAGGCCCGGCTGGCCTCGTGGCCCCAGCCGGGCTCGCGGGCGCTGCCCTCGTTGGCCCCGCCATCGGCAGCGCTGCCGGCCTCAACAACGCCGGGGCCGTTGGAGCCTCCCAACTCAGCGCGATCCAAAACGCCCAAGCCGTCCAGGCCGCCCAAATAGCCAactccgccgccgccgccatcCAAGGAGCCCGTGTGACCGAAGCGGCAGCGAGAGCCGGCCAGGTCAACGCCATCAACAACGCTCAAGCACTCGACGCCGCGCGCATCGCTAACGTCCAAAGGGCCCAGGCTGCGGCTATCGAAAACGCGAGAGCAGCTGAAGCGGCAAgacgcgccgccgccgccagcTCTCTGGAACTCGCCCGTGCCGTAGAAGCTGAACGCCTGGCCAACGCTGCTCGCGTGCAAGCCATCGCTATCGCCAACACCCGGGCAGTGGAAGCGGCTCGTATTGCAAACGCGGCTAGAGCTCAGGCAGCGGCCGTGGCCGCCAGCGCGGCGCAGGCGCAAGCAGTCGCCGACACAGTGGCCAGACAGGCTAGCGATGGTGCTCTACTGTTGGGCGGTGGTTACGGCGGCGTGGTAGCGGCGGCTCCAGCAGAGGCAGCAGTGCCGGTCGCCGCAGCGGCTGTGCCCGTCGGCGGTCTCGGCTATGGACTCGGCGGCTACGGTCTCGGCGGAGGATGGGGACTCGGCAAACACTAA